Proteins co-encoded in one Saprospira grandis genomic window:
- a CDS encoding T9SS type A sorting domain-containing protein — protein sequence MRQLLLFLLLSVPLSIWGQTVSITNNNHTGALFEACPGDQLTIHYEGTNRAPHFFYVQHENNTSSLCLIKQANNGYLGNPSNASFYYGDGPINDITVDLDATEPAYPPANIRTVPVLPNDVFPATILLNATTIEGDTAGQMTFSVPNDMQSGQITFYHYDEQQDTGWAVLNFFLQVVQVHPEIIAPQEVCSRDTIAIQLSPQPNTGFGYNPSSGPTYLRLIESNSNTPITGNYLQNPSSQPSYIGASYDFIPDGINGSAALTTNRKNRDLRLEYRYQPYMQTTTDVCNEVSSRQIITVYNNSLDSVKFASVTNSSDTAAIRVVASEPAYFASILNSSPPIASSFSGVYVQNNRFLGATAGSGRYELGLQIDNNGCISQLGDSIDVLAIPPRLFPELYCRLDGPLEFGRDTTNFPWDANWQGPDASSTTSRTRQRRGYLINVQANPSSALQQINSTPGQERYRLLLPSGLNSVLLTIEYIEEVRDREYVPTSPTTGQAQTIYTGQEVVVRYQETIQIVDPPEVAIDSTIAENYCNYETFVNLGGSSPANGVHYITARNGNAANTSTTLGAIFNPNAIYTASNETTDVNYYLIYEAGQGNCAARDTANVRILGDVALAISGRNSSSLGNQNNRYCTNGGVDILTTYPAPTSYASTANLLASQANLTGPGIVGDGPLFNPAVAGTGQKVITYTYVSQYGCVSSIDSTFTINLSPSVGLSTDEADTTYCADDTIGILTGTPSGGVYSGPTISGPTDDQFNPSVVYSPVLPNTPGYVNYAYVYQDPTTLCKDTVEIEVTINPLPSSNFSMASYHFCQADEPQELFGLPTGGRYFFGDTSATAGIIHGALINGQYWPNPNYSDSTRYPALVRDTIIYETEALTCTARDTQIVHVHPHPEYSFFATHDTQGLPADATADACFGRDTLFFYPNLLTGNVLNYSGPGVLFEKEFMISNIAGVGTHQIQAVFQDTSNVFVSCLDTAWASFNVHSLPNVKLSADNSCSSDSVLFEIDNDSMNLVGTIPGTTTLYDSITTAVWNMGDGNSFAASYDNNNQFPTFNYQYSSPGIFEASLFVENNNYCSDSDTIRVLVLPNEQPNALVPYSEDFDASANGWVEEAEGQAQSSNLWEWGMPTDLDIAQDHGQVWITRTDSTYGPDESGWVYSPCIDLTALERPMLKLDFFNETDEGNDGTVIEYFDPQTEKWLPLGNVNRGINWYNQAVVAGRPGVQDLAPKGWSGISNGWQDARYTLDAFRNFENFRFRVAFGAIGASQTPLRGFAFDNVWIGNRERNVLVEHFSNAGVVNMDPINQYVYNLVYRTPAVRDVILLQINNEDPAFDPMNSLNRDDPSARTSIYGIDGVSAKAVVDGRRYSNNPPNSADLRQEDFETDMLEDARFDIRLEPIAFIGNNNLQINATLIAKDTLAAADYDLQLVVTEDSAVYFSNGVNFHTHSLLRKMLPDAAGTRFSQSWLPGDSVQLSEVWTYNPNNIDTAHLEAIAFVQEDAPTSRTIYQAVRTRDITEYVNALSTTELAEAQAEAHQINTALLSPNPAVNYTQLLFAQPLRQDFQWSLIDLQGRVLAQGQLEAGSQSARFDLHDLPAAPYFLQIGNANFKTTKKFTVIRP from the coding sequence ATGAGACAGTTACTCCTCTTTCTGTTGCTCTCTGTTCCCCTAAGCATCTGGGGGCAAACAGTAAGTATTACGAATAATAACCATACAGGCGCCCTCTTTGAAGCCTGCCCAGGCGATCAGCTAACAATCCATTATGAAGGAACCAACAGGGCACCCCACTTTTTCTATGTTCAACATGAAAATAATACGAGCTCTCTTTGCCTCATTAAACAAGCCAATAATGGCTATCTAGGCAATCCTAGTAATGCTAGTTTCTATTATGGCGATGGGCCAATCAATGATATTACTGTAGATCTAGACGCCACAGAGCCCGCCTACCCCCCAGCCAATATCCGAACAGTACCCGTGCTTCCTAATGATGTTTTTCCAGCTACCATTTTACTCAATGCAACAACGATAGAAGGCGATACCGCAGGCCAAATGACATTCTCTGTGCCCAATGATATGCAATCGGGCCAAATTACTTTTTATCATTATGATGAACAGCAAGATACCGGCTGGGCCGTGCTGAACTTCTTTTTACAAGTGGTACAGGTCCATCCCGAAATTATAGCCCCTCAAGAGGTCTGCTCTAGAGATACTATTGCTATCCAGTTAAGCCCCCAACCCAATACAGGCTTTGGCTATAATCCTAGCTCAGGTCCCACTTACCTACGACTGATAGAAAGTAATAGCAATACCCCAATAACCGGAAATTATCTGCAAAATCCCTCTTCCCAACCAAGCTATATTGGCGCTAGCTACGATTTTATACCCGATGGAATAAATGGCAGCGCAGCACTAACCACAAATAGAAAAAATAGAGACCTACGACTAGAATATCGCTACCAACCCTATATGCAAACTACTACAGATGTTTGTAATGAGGTGAGTAGCCGACAAATAATAACGGTTTATAATAATAGCCTCGATAGTGTCAAATTTGCCTCTGTAACCAATAGCTCAGATACCGCAGCTATCCGTGTTGTCGCTAGCGAACCCGCCTATTTTGCCTCTATCCTTAATTCTAGCCCCCCCATAGCCAGCAGCTTTTCTGGCGTCTATGTTCAAAATAACCGCTTTTTAGGCGCTACAGCAGGTTCTGGACGATATGAATTGGGCCTGCAAATAGATAATAATGGCTGTATTAGCCAATTAGGAGATTCTATTGATGTTTTAGCTATTCCACCCCGCCTTTTTCCCGAACTCTACTGCCGCTTAGATGGCCCTCTAGAGTTTGGCCGAGATACTACTAATTTTCCATGGGATGCTAACTGGCAAGGACCAGATGCCTCTTCAACAACTAGCCGAACCCGACAAAGAAGAGGCTACCTGATAAATGTTCAAGCTAATCCCTCTTCTGCCCTCCAACAAATCAATAGTACCCCAGGACAAGAACGATATAGACTGCTGCTGCCAAGCGGATTAAATAGTGTGCTGCTGACTATTGAATATATAGAAGAAGTTAGAGATAGAGAGTATGTGCCTACTTCTCCAACAACAGGACAAGCACAAACCATCTATACAGGACAAGAAGTTGTCGTTCGATATCAAGAAACTATTCAAATTGTAGACCCGCCCGAAGTGGCTATAGATTCTACAATTGCAGAGAATTACTGTAATTATGAAACCTTTGTCAATTTAGGTGGCTCTAGCCCCGCCAATGGGGTACACTATATTACCGCCAGAAACGGAAATGCAGCCAATACCTCCACTACTCTAGGGGCCATTTTTAACCCTAATGCAATTTATACGGCTAGCAATGAGACCACTGATGTTAACTACTACCTCATTTATGAGGCGGGACAAGGAAACTGTGCGGCTAGAGATACCGCTAATGTCCGCATCCTCGGAGATGTAGCCCTAGCCATCTCTGGCCGAAACTCTAGCTCTTTGGGCAACCAAAATAATCGCTATTGTACCAACGGGGGAGTAGATATTTTAACAACTTATCCAGCCCCAACTTCTTATGCCTCTACAGCCAATCTTTTAGCCTCTCAAGCCAACTTGACTGGGCCTGGTATTGTTGGTGATGGACCACTTTTTAATCCGGCTGTTGCCGGAACGGGCCAAAAGGTGATTACCTATACTTATGTGAGCCAATATGGTTGCGTCTCTTCTATTGACTCTACTTTTACAATCAACTTATCTCCCAGTGTAGGGCTCTCAACCGATGAAGCCGATACCACCTATTGTGCCGATGATACGATCGGTATTTTAACAGGAACTCCCTCAGGTGGGGTTTATTCTGGACCAACGATTTCTGGACCAACAGATGATCAGTTTAATCCTTCTGTGGTCTATAGTCCCGTTTTGCCCAATACCCCTGGTTATGTCAATTATGCCTATGTTTATCAAGACCCTACAACCCTTTGTAAGGATACGGTAGAAATTGAAGTGACGATTAACCCGCTACCTAGCTCCAACTTCAGTATGGCGAGCTATCATTTCTGCCAAGCCGATGAACCGCAAGAGCTCTTTGGCTTGCCCACCGGCGGACGCTATTTCTTTGGGGATACTTCTGCCACGGCAGGAATTATTCATGGGGCCCTTATCAATGGACAATATTGGCCCAATCCGAATTACTCGGATAGTACACGCTATCCCGCTTTGGTCCGAGATACCATTATCTATGAAACGGAAGCGCTTACTTGCACGGCCCGAGATACTCAAATTGTCCATGTTCATCCGCATCCAGAGTATAGCTTTTTTGCCACTCATGACACTCAAGGTCTGCCCGCAGATGCTACAGCAGATGCTTGCTTTGGCCGAGATACGCTCTTTTTCTATCCCAATTTGCTCACTGGAAATGTCTTGAATTATAGCGGTCCCGGTGTGCTCTTTGAAAAAGAGTTTATGATTTCTAATATTGCAGGAGTGGGTACGCACCAGATTCAGGCAGTTTTCCAAGATACTAGCAATGTCTTTGTTTCTTGTCTGGATACCGCTTGGGCTAGCTTTAATGTGCATAGTTTGCCTAATGTAAAACTGAGCGCAGATAATAGCTGCTCTAGCGATTCCGTCCTCTTTGAGATCGATAATGATAGTATGAATTTGGTCGGAACAATTCCGGGAACCACCACCCTTTACGATTCTATAACTACCGCGGTTTGGAATATGGGCGATGGCAACAGCTTTGCCGCTAGCTATGATAATAATAACCAGTTTCCAACTTTTAATTATCAGTATAGTAGTCCTGGCATTTTTGAGGCCTCGCTCTTTGTCGAAAATAATAACTATTGCAGCGATTCGGATACTATTCGGGTCTTAGTTTTGCCCAATGAACAGCCCAATGCGCTAGTTCCTTATAGTGAAGACTTTGATGCTAGCGCCAATGGTTGGGTTGAAGAGGCCGAAGGCCAAGCCCAATCGAGTAACCTCTGGGAGTGGGGTATGCCCACCGATCTAGATATCGCTCAGGACCATGGCCAAGTTTGGATTACTCGAACAGATAGTACCTATGGCCCAGATGAAAGTGGTTGGGTGTATAGCCCTTGTATCGACCTAACCGCTCTCGAACGTCCCATGCTCAAACTCGATTTCTTTAATGAAACCGATGAAGGAAATGACGGAACAGTGATCGAATATTTTGATCCCCAAACGGAGAAATGGTTGCCCTTAGGAAATGTCAACCGAGGCATCAATTGGTATAATCAGGCGGTAGTAGCTGGCCGTCCTGGGGTACAAGATTTAGCCCCTAAAGGCTGGTCTGGCATAAGTAATGGCTGGCAAGATGCCCGCTATACCCTAGATGCTTTCCGCAACTTTGAGAATTTCCGCTTTAGAGTGGCCTTTGGCGCCATTGGGGCCTCACAAACGCCTCTTCGTGGCTTTGCCTTCGATAATGTTTGGATCGGGAACCGAGAACGCAATGTGCTGGTCGAGCATTTTTCTAATGCTGGGGTGGTTAATATGGACCCGATCAACCAATATGTTTATAATCTGGTCTATCGTACGCCTGCCGTTCGAGATGTGATTTTACTACAAATCAATAATGAAGACCCCGCTTTTGACCCCATGAACAGCCTGAACCGAGACGATCCCTCGGCCAGAACCTCTATTTATGGTATTGATGGCGTAAGCGCTAAGGCGGTAGTCGATGGTCGCCGCTATAGCAACAATCCACCCAATTCTGCCGATTTGAGACAGGAGGATTTTGAGACCGATATGCTAGAAGATGCCCGTTTTGATATCCGCCTTGAGCCGATTGCCTTTATTGGGAATAATAATCTGCAAATCAATGCGACCCTAATCGCTAAGGATACCTTGGCCGCTGCAGATTATGATTTGCAGCTAGTGGTGACCGAAGATTCAGCCGTTTATTTTTCTAATGGCGTAAATTTCCATACGCACTCTTTGCTCCGCAAGATGTTGCCCGATGCCGCAGGAACTCGCTTTAGCCAATCTTGGTTGCCTGGCGATAGCGTTCAGCTTTCGGAGGTTTGGACCTACAACCCCAATAATATCGATACGGCTCATCTGGAGGCCATTGCCTTTGTGCAGGAGGATGCCCCCACTAGCCGAACGATTTATCAGGCGGTGAGGACCCGAGATATTACCGAATATGTGAATGCCTTGAGCACTACTGAACTAGCCGAGGCGCAGGCCGAAGCTCATCAGATCAATACGGCTTTGCTTTCGCCAAATCCTGCGGTAAATTATACGCAGTTGTTGTTTGCGCAGCCGCTCCGCCAAGATTTTCAGTGGTCCTTAATCGACTTGCAAGGAAGAGTATTGGCCCAAGGCCAGCTAGAGGCAGGCAGCCAAAGCGCTCGCTTCGATCTGCATGATTTACCCGCAGCTCCTTATTTCTTGCAAATTGGCAATGCCAATTTTAAAACCACCAAGAAGTTTACGGTAATTCGGCCCTAA